Below is a genomic region from Elephas maximus indicus isolate mEleMax1 chromosome 22, mEleMax1 primary haplotype, whole genome shotgun sequence.
GCTGTGGCTGCTCTCGCCCTATACCAAGGGAGCCAGCCTGCTTTACCGCAAGTTTGTCCACCCATCCCTGTCCCGCCATGAGAAGGTACCCCAGAGGGAGGTGGGGAAGTAAGCATAGGGGTAGGTGTGAGGGAAAAAACCCTGGTTCAGGACACTGGAGCCACCCAGGTTCTAATCCCAGCCCTGTTGCTGTTTAATTACAGGACCTGGACGGGGCCTAACCTTCCTCACCTGCCATGATAATCAATAGGGGATGCGCATGAATGACCTTTTAGGGCCATGATAGGGATAGGGCCATAGTGGCTGAATAGGAGCTGGTGTGAGGATGGTGGGGGTGGGTGAGTTGGGGGGAGCCCTGCTCCGGGTGTGTGTTCTGGTCCTATACCTGTAGCTCCCGGTACATTGTGGATGGGGGTAGGCCTGGGAGGTGTGGCTACCAGTGGCATCTCTGGGGTCTGCAGTGGAGGAATGGCTCTGGCTGTCCATCTGAACTCTCCTTCCCTGGGCCTGCAGGAAATCGATACATACATCGTGCAGGCCAAGGAACGCAGCTACGAGACGATGCTCAGCTTTGGGAAGCGGGGCCTCAACATTGCTGCCTCAGCTGCTGTGCAGGCTGCCACCAAGGTGCAGGACCCCCAGCCCTCCAGcagcccctccaccccaccccctttATGTCAAGGTGCTGAGAGCAGCTAGTTGTTGGGGGAACAGGGGTGAGAAGATGACAAGTGGGGTGTTGACAGGAATGTGGAGCTGGAAGTTTACGTTTTCCTCAACTGTCAGCAGATTGCTCTTTCTCACTGGGCCTTAGTTTTCTGTTGGTACCACAAAGGCATGAGGCTAGATGGTCGCTAATTTCTGAGTCCTGTGCACCAGTGATTATTCTCAGCTGGGCCCTTGGTCCCCCACCACCAGCCTCCTGCTGGGagcccctcccaccccacccagaTGATTCAGCAGCTCTCCTCCCTCACAGAGTCAGGGTGCACTGGCTGGCAGGCTgcggagcttctccatgcaggaccTGCGCTCCATCCCTGACACCCCTGCCCCTACCTACCAAGATCCCCTCTACATGGAGGACCAGGTGCCCCACCGGAGGCCACCCATCGGTGAGTAGACAGGCACCCAGAGCTGTCCTGGGAGGAATGGCTTTCCTCCATGCACGCTGTGGCTTCACCTAGGCTGGAGGAAGGCCTGGCTCAGCCCTGGACCTCTAGACTGTATAAATGTCGAGTTTCACCTCACCCTGGCCTCCATGTCTTCCATGCAGGATACCGGGCAGGGGGCCTGCAGGACAGTGACACAGAGGATGAGTGCTGGTCAGATACTGAGGCCATCCCGCAGCCACCAGCCCGGCCTCGAGAGAAGCCTCTGAACCGTAGCCAGAGCCTGCGTGTGGTCAAGAGGAAACCATTGGTATGGGAGATCGGTGATGAGGGAAGTGGGCTGCACTGGCTCTTCTCACCCAGACATCTCATGGGGTACCTGCTGTCTCTCCCCCAGGGAACGTCACGATCCCTGAAGGTCCGGACAAGAAAAAAGGCCATGCCTTCCGACATGGAAAGCTAGAGTCTGAGGAGTCTGGTCCGGTCTTACCTCATGCCCTGCAGGGGGCTGGAGGCCGTTTTGAGGAGCCCTTTGGCTGCACACCTGGCCTACCTGCATCAACTGCCTCAGCTTTGCCCCTCCTGGCCTCTGCTGTTGGTTAAGGACCAGGGGTAGATGCTGCCAGGGGCCACACCCAGGGATGCATCCACAGTGTACCAAAGCAGCCTGGTCCAGGGTTATATTTATTGCCTTCCTCATCCCTCTGCCTTCTTTTGGTATGGGACCAGAGCTTCCCTTCTCCCCCTGCAGATGAAACCAAAAGCCCACCCAGCTGTGTTCATTTGAATTACTTGATGGGCCTTTTCTAAGACccttgcgtgtgtgtgtctggttGTATGTTTTGTGTTGGAGGATGAGGTCAGGCTTATGAAAGTTTTGataaataaagacataaaaatgttCCATTTTTCCTGGTTTGTCCCACTCCAACAAACACCAACCGTCAAGCCTTTATTAACAGTCTGCTGTAGgccaaggggaaaccctggtggtatagttgttaagagttatagcggcagttcgaatccaccaggcagtccttggaaactctattgtgcagttctgctctgtccta
It encodes:
- the REEP4 gene encoding receptor expression-enhancing protein 4 isoform X3 — encoded protein: MMYWIVFALFMSLETFTDTFVSWFPFYYEIKMAFVLWLLSPYTKGASLLYRKFVHPSLSRHEKEIDTYIVQAKERSYETMLSFGKRGLNIAASAAVQAATKSQGALAGRLRSFSMQDLRSIPDTPAPTYQDPLYMEDQVPHRRPPIGYRAGGLQDSDTEDECWSDTEAIPQPPARPREKPLNRSQSLRVVKRKPLGTSRSLKVRTRKKAMPSDMES
- the REEP4 gene encoding receptor expression-enhancing protein 4 isoform X1, which translates into the protein MVSWMICRLVVLVFGMLYPAYASYKAVKTKNIREYVRWMMYWIVFALFMSLETFTDTFVSWFPFYYEIKMAFVLWLLSPYTKGASLLYRKFVHPSLSRHEKEIDTYIVQAKERSYETMLSFGKRGLNIAASAAVQAATKSQGALAGRLRSFSMQDLRSIPDTPAPTYQDPLYMEDQVPHRRPPIGYRAGGLQDSDTEDECWSDTEAIPQPPARPREKPLNRSQSLRVVKRKPLGTSRSLKVRTRKKAMPSDMES
- the REEP4 gene encoding receptor expression-enhancing protein 4 isoform X2: MVSWMICRLVVLVFGMLYPAYASYKAVKTKNIREYVSAGPVDDVLDCLCALHVIGDLHRHLRLLEIDTYIVQAKERSYETMLSFGKRGLNIAASAAVQAATKSQGALAGRLRSFSMQDLRSIPDTPAPTYQDPLYMEDQVPHRRPPIGYRAGGLQDSDTEDECWSDTEAIPQPPARPREKPLNRSQSLRVVKRKPLGTSRSLKVRTRKKAMPSDMES